The following coding sequences are from one Streptomyces angustmyceticus window:
- a CDS encoding STAS domain-containing protein, with product MGPSRATGGTTVLELRGELDILAVSVLSDRLDEITGTQGADLVVDVRAVTFIDCAGLSLLSRARFRTRQRGGRMRLAGVFGGGSVARLLRMTGLAGSFEIMSDDTGGGDDTDAAAGPSGPAGATDPAGTAVA from the coding sequence GTGGGACCCAGCCGCGCCACGGGCGGCACGACCGTGCTGGAACTCCGCGGTGAGCTGGACATTCTCGCCGTGTCGGTGCTGTCCGACCGGCTGGACGAGATCACCGGCACGCAGGGCGCCGACCTCGTGGTCGACGTACGCGCGGTCACGTTCATCGACTGCGCCGGGCTGTCCCTGCTCAGCCGCGCCCGCTTCCGGACCCGGCAGCGGGGCGGCCGGATGCGGCTGGCCGGCGTCTTCGGCGGCGGCAGCGTCGCGCGGCTGCTGCGGATGACCGGCCTGGCCGGCAGCTTCGAGATCATGTCCGACGACACCGGCGGTGGCGACGACACGGACGCGGCCGCCGGACCGTCCGGACCGGCCGGGGCCACGGACCCCGCGGGCACCGCCGTCGCCTGA
- a CDS encoding glutathione peroxidase — MSLYDIPLRTLTGEPASLADYRGRALLVVNVASRCGLTPQYSGLERLQQRYGDRGFSVLGFPSNQFAGQEPGTAEEIAAFCSASYGVSFPLFEKTDVNGEDRHPLYAALTGTEDAEGAAGDVQWNFEKFLIDAQGQVAGRFRPRTEPEATELITAIEAALPA; from the coding sequence GTGAGCCTGTACGACATCCCCCTGCGCACCCTGACCGGTGAGCCCGCTTCGCTCGCCGACTACCGGGGCAGGGCCCTGCTGGTGGTGAACGTGGCGTCCCGATGCGGGCTGACCCCGCAGTACTCCGGCCTGGAGCGGCTGCAGCAGCGCTACGGGGACCGTGGCTTCAGTGTGCTGGGCTTCCCCAGCAACCAGTTCGCGGGCCAGGAGCCCGGCACCGCCGAGGAGATCGCCGCCTTCTGCTCGGCGTCGTACGGCGTGAGCTTCCCGCTGTTCGAGAAGACCGACGTCAACGGCGAGGACCGGCACCCGCTGTACGCGGCACTGACCGGCACCGAGGACGCCGAAGGGGCGGCCGGCGACGTCCAGTGGAACTTCGAGAAGTTCCTGATCGATGCCCAGGGGCAGGTCGCGGGCCGCTTCCGGCCGCGCACCGAGCCGGAGGCCACGGAACTGATCACCGCGATCGAAGCGGCCCTGCCGGCCTGA